CAGCAAAAGCGCATGAACCTACAATCGCCATGGCAACTAgtctatttacagtacagtacaatgtgGGCAATAGCACATCCCACTTCCTTTTTACTCCATAAACATGGATGAAAAATATACCTCATACCAAGCTAAGTAGTCACAGCCATTTCCATAGTGTTTCTTGAGTAAAAATGGCTTTACAAAAGACttctattacattttatgaaaacTAGTTGTATAACTTTCATTTTTACACAACTTCAGACTTTTATGCCACATGTCACGCAGCATACATTTTCTGCAAGGCCATTTCAAAAGTCTACCATGCCAGCAATATATTTGGAGAGCTCACAGACAGTAGCTAAACATTAGATGTACTGCTACTGAGATGTCTCGCCAACCCAGCCTCCACATCAAGTAGGCCAGGGGAGCACAACATGCTCTAacctgtaacttttttttttttttttttttgcaactttgcTCCTTCTTTACCGCCTTCTGTCCGTCCATCTTTCTATTTGTCCCTCCCCTCCTGCCATCTGGTGAGATCAGAAGAGTTACCTACAGACCATCTGTTGCATCCACCTGGAGAGACTTAAACACAAAACGCCTATtgtggacacatacacacacaaaaagaaataaagaggtACCCACTTCTTGTTAACTCACCCAGATTTCAGCCATGGAGGAATCCATCATACAACCTCAGTGCTAACTACATGTTAGTGATGGAAATGACTTCTGCTGAGCGCCTGGTGAACTCCAAAACACCAGAGCCAATAAGTGTATGTCCCAGTCCTTCTCTCCTGTGCCTGTGACTCTGACTGACTCTGtcatacacactcacaccgCGGCACATGCTCAAGTGTTTCTCGAAACTCTGGCTTTTGTTCCACTCTGTCTGGTCTGTGAAAATGACTTCAGTGGGGCTGAGTGCCTGCCCAAATTCCTCCCACTACAGGGTTCAGTTCACAAAGCTGCGCAGACTGAGCAGGACTGACAGCTAGGACAGCctctgggggtggggggaaaacccatacccatacacacacacacacacacacgcacgcacgcacacacacactgcagtccCATTTCTGTCTCTGGCACACATATGCCAGTGTAACTTTATCTATTGATGAAACCTATAGTAGAAATATCACTGTCACTCCTCCTCCCTCCGACTCTGAACAAACGTTTGTCTCCAACAGCAGTGATGGGACAAGTGTTGTGACTGACAGGCAACAAGTGCTACTGTGCTCTGGCATGTGGGATGGCTCCTTTAAATGCAGCAGACGGCAGGAAAGAGTGACAACTAACAGAGATAACTGAGGAAGCCGAGAAATGTTCCAgctaagtaaaaagaaatccgCAGCAATGATTGAACTTAATTAAAATATCGTGTATCATTTATTCAGACAGTCCttacataataaataaactggAAGAGACCGCTTTAACAACACAGCCTTAGATGCGCAGTGTACACTCTAGTGACATATGTCTTAAGTTTTTAAGTAGAAGAATGACATACATGGAAAGCTAGTCCAGCCAGAGCTATTaaaatacttaagtaaatacTGCAAGCCCACGTGGAGGTTGAACTGAACAACTCACTGGTTTATTATGTGTATATCACCTAGTCAGGAGATTGAACAACATAAAGGGTTCACTTCTGTTTCAGCAACCGGTATAAATCTGTGAGACTCCATCTCATTCGTCCGATCAGACTGTTAAACCGCTGCAGACAGCAACAACCTACCAGACGCCCTCGACGTGTCTGAAGGCCAAACAAAGCCTCCGAGGGGACTCTCCAAGCGCATGGAAATCCATTTGAAATGTGTGACAGGCAGAGCTGCTGAGCTGTGAAGCCCAATTCCccctgagcccccccccccttttcacAAATACATGAACTGCAATAAAATGTCTCGGATACATCACTGTAATGGAAATGTTATGATGAGTTTTAGGAAAACTATCAGGGCTAAAAGGTCATATACACATCATTCTGATGTCTGCAACCCAGTCCACCTCACAATTACTAGTCTCTATGTAAACCTGTCGGTCTTTATGGTAAAAGGCTATAATTTTTATGTTAACCAGACTCTGACTGAGCTCTGAAAGAAAACCATCCCTTTGCAGCATCCTTACAGGGAAAAGTTACTCCTCAAACCGTAGTTTGTAAGGCTTTCACTGGAATCTCCAATGGGACAATAGGTGGAAGTTGTTCAAGTTGTTGTAATTGAATATGTATTAACCTTATGATGTTACGAGGGCACTCACCCGCTGTCCTGTAGCTCCTCAGCAGGGCTCTGGACTGTTTGTGTCACTGCAGTTTCCTCAGCTGGGATCTCCACTGGTTTTTCCACTTGCTCCTCTGGAAGCTCACAAATCAGCTCCTTCTCCggttcttctgttgttgtctttgatgGTTCTGGTTCTTTATTCTCCGTTGGTTCTGGCAACTCCACTTCATATTTTGTTGGTTCAGGGAGCTCTTTTGTGCTTTTCGTTGGTTCCTGTAGCTTAGTTAGCTCCTTCTCTATTTCTGAGAAAGTCACTGGCTCCCTTTTTGGTTCTGAGAGCTCTTCTGGCagctcttcttctttcttggtTGGTTCTAAACGCTctactttctttgtttcttctgGGAACTCTactgtctgctgtgtttgttcTGGGAGCTCTATTATCTTTTTCAAAGGTTCAGGAAGATCCACTGGCTTCTTCACAAGATTCAGAGgtgggatctctgttttcttcgcTGCTGCTCGCTCCGGTGGTGCGATCTCCTCCAGTCTCAGAGGAGCAGCTATCTCCTCAGTCGGAGTAAGAAATTCTAGTTGGGGAGACTCCAGAGATGGGAGGGGTCTGGGAAAACAATGCAAAAGAAGAGGGAGTTTTAGTTTATAGCATATGCACAAGGAATGACTGACACATGACaaatgtgtgtccttgtgtgttgtGAGGAcgctttctgtgtgtgtgtgtgtgtgtgtgtgtgtgtgtgtgtgtgtgtgtgtgtgtgtgtgtgtgtgtgtgtggaagcactgtaggtgcatgtgtgtgtttatgctgttGTTTCATTGTGTTGAGCAGTGTGAGAAAAGGTTCATTCTTGCGCTGGAGAGTAGGGGCGATGTCACAGCTGATGTCATCctttgaatataaaaggctgCATTACTTCCACAAGACTTCAACCGGCACATTCATCTGACCCAAGCTCGAATCACAGACAAAGTGCAGCTCTGTGTTTACCTCCTCGTTCATATTCATTGTCCCGCTGCTCTCTGATATATCACTCTTGACAAGTCCTGTACATGGTGTTACTGGAatgccaaaataataataataataactgcaGCAATCTATGAAGAGGCCTACTAAACAACTGATATATTATCTGAACCTCACagttttacaacaaaaataaatattgacatttgtccaccacaagggaagtttggggtcccctgctggagctgctgcccccgcgacccgataccgcataagcggtcgaagatggatggatggatggatggacatttGTCCACCTTATTAATTCTTAATTATGTAGGTGTAGTTTTGATTGTTGTGGCTGGTGGCACAAACTACATATGTGCCTTTCCTTCTGTGTACTGGAGCAGACATGTAATGCTCACATGCTACTTTGTGTAACAGATTGAGGGGAAGCCCATGCTGACCTCCACAGACCTTTTTAGACATTAGTTACATGAACTTTAACTTTTCATTAACATAGTTTTATTAGCGTGAAGTCTCATGTGTACTTCTCTAATCTGGTTTCTTAAAGGGATATTATTTttctcacgcacgcacgcgcacgtacgcgtgcgcacacacacacacacacacacacacacacacacacacacacacacacacacacacacacttgtgtttaCCTTGATGTCTCTTGTTTACTCTGAGATTGGGATGCAGCTTCTTTTAGAGCTTGTATCCAGTTTGTATCTGGTTCTTGAGCTGGAAGTCCAGGAGCCGGACTCTCTGACACATCGGCAGCCTCCGTGTTCACAATCACTTGTTCAACAGAAGCTTTTTCAGGTGATATTCCTTCTCGGTGGGAATCGGCAACAATGAGGTTAACCGCGGTATCGTCTCGGGACTTTGACAAAGACACCTGATCATGTGGCTTCTCTGACTGGCTAGGGGCTGCAGGTGGAGTTGATGCACAATCATCCGGGCACTTTGACAAAACAACAGATGGGCCTGTGGTAATAGGACTGGTTTTATCTTTTATATCATTGTCATTTTCTGTTGCCTTAGAAAGACCAGTTGGATTTATGACCTTCTGTTTAGTcattgctttattgtttaatgCTTTTATCTCACTTTGTCCTTTCCCCTGGCTGCTAGCTTCCCCTTCTTCCAAAGGTGCTTTATCTGCCTTTGTGATCTCCTCTACATCAGGGCCTTTTATGGGTGTTTGTACTACCGGGCTGCTTTGTGTGGTTGAGGTTTTATTGAAGCTTTGTAGCTTGAGAGGCCTGCACACTGTATCCTGAATTTCACACTCCTCAGTTTGACTACTGTTGCTTTTCACAGCCGTGGCAGCACTGAAATCATTTTCCACAGTTTCGGGTTGCCCAACCAGAGTACTGAATATCTTTGTGTGAATTTCTTCAGCCTGGTTTGTACTTGGAGTAACTGCCAAATGATTGGCATGACTATCTCTGCTGACCTTTGAGGAAACAGAGATCTGGGAAGGTGAAGTCTCATGTTCCTGTGATGCAAACTCAAAAGATACAGCAGTGTTCTTCAAGGTCTCAGGATTTCCATGTTGGTCTTGACAGGCGGCTGATAGATTGCCTTTTTCATGGCTTTTACCAACCGGATCATTCACAAATTCAGTGTCTGTAATTGACCCAACTACCCCTAAGGCAGGGCTTTTATTCTCATCCAACCACTGTCTTGTCTCATCTACATAACAGCCAGTTGTTACACTCCCTATTTCAGCCAGGGCATTTCTCTCAGCAACCCTTCTACTCTTATTTAAATCACTGGCAAGGTGAAACCGCCCTGCTTGTTTTCCCTCTCCATCACCGATCACTCGTACGTTGCCACTGCTGTCATCCCCTGTCAACTCATCACTCCCCACAGAGCCGTCTGTGCCCTCTGCTACCCCTTTCACACTTGGAACCAGTGCTTGGGTCTGCCTGACCTGACTGTTGGTCTTTTCTCCCCCCTCTAGACAGCCATCTGACAATTCCTGTGTGGGATGTCTGGATCCCAGACACTGTAGGTAGTACAGACACCGCTGCTGTTGCTCCTGTTGCTGAGCAAAATAGTTGGGCTCTGGTGTGGACTGTGACTGGCCAAGACCTGCATTCAAATCTGGTGCTATGTCCTTGTCGGAGCTGCTTTCCAGTGTTGCTGTCAGAGTTTGGCGCAAACTCTGGTCATAAACAGTTTGAGGGTAACTACCAGAATCTACCTCAGCATTAAACATGTcctgagaggagaaagaagtCTTGCTTTGTCTTTCAGATGCAATGCCACTCTTCCTTTCTACTTCCTCCTTTATATCACTTATTGGTGATTCAGTCTTGTACGctttatgtttatgttgtggCTGCAGGTCTCCAATTTCCTCTCCAGCCTCTTTATCTCTCCCATTACTCTGTTGTGgtgctgtgtctgtctttccttTCTGCATCTTACTGCTGTCTGCTGTTTCCCTTTGATTATCCATTGTTGCTtcttcaacttttttcttttcctctgcaaACACCGTGGATGTCTCATCTCCCATTTTCTCTGTCATGTTGTCTTGTTTAATTCCATCATAATCCTTAATGGATGCTTCACAAATAACAGGTTTGATGCCAACAGGGCGTGGCTCAGAGTGGGATAGAGAAATTACATTATCAGACCCACCTTTTACCAGTACACCCACTGCACCAGGGGGGTGAGGAGGAGACAGATTTTCCTCTTGTGAAAACGGAACATTTAAATTGTTAAGGACTGAAAACTCAAATTCAACGACAGTCTCCTTAACGTCATTTCTATCCTCCAGTTTTGGACAAGTCTTATCTGCTTTGATGTTGACATCACTGTACTCCAGATCATGTGCTAAAGACATTTGTGTAATTTCTCTGCTCTTGTTGCCATCCACCTCTCCAGAGACTTTGGTGCGGTCACAATCAGCGCTGGCGTAATCGGTCTGCACAGGAAGAGAGATATCACAGTCTGCAATGAACTCCAAGTGACTCAACATTGGACCAGGAGGCCGCAGCACAAAAGAAGAATTACCGGCAAACTGCTCGATAACAGGAATTGACTGGTCAGAGGCTGTCACTTCTGAAGTCGCAGATTCATCCTTTGTCAGAATAGCAGAGCAAATTATGGGCTCCGACCCCTCACTGGCTTTCATGGGATCTGTAGTAACCAGTTCACGAGGAGGTGTTTGATCTAATTGGGTGGGAGGCTGAGAACTGGGGTGACAAGGCTTTGTCTGAAGAGAGTCTGTGCAGATCACAGTTTCGGCTGTTGAACTGGGGTCAAGGTCCGTAGAGAGCTGACCAACAGGTAACTCAGTGGAGACATTACTTAAAGGCGTGCAGGTAACATCATCAGCTGGAAGCACAGAACATGAGGAGAGAGGATGTAGGTTACCTTCAGCAGCATCCGATATTAAAGGGGACTCCTGGGGCTGGCCAGCCTTGACTAAGGCTTTAGACGAATCATGTAACTTATCTATCTCTTTCTCAGTTGACAAACACAGGGTTACACCCTCCTTCTCTGTTTCTGCCTCTATTTGCTTTGTCACCTTTGCTGACACCTGTTCAACTGTTGGATGATCAGCCTCAGAGTCTGCACTTTCTGCCGTTTGTATAACGTCACCAGCCTGATTCTTCTCAGTAGGACATGGAAGCTGTTTTGAGCAGGCCTCAGTCGCTGACTGTAAATCCACTGTGTTAGTCTCCAAGTTGTTGTCACCTGACTGATCTATGTTACTGTTCTCCTTGATATCTTTTGTCCCCATATTTCCTTTATTCAACTGGACATTGTTCTGTGGCTTCGGGGAGTCGGCTGAGCTCCGTATTGCTAATTCATCCTTAGCAGGAGTTGTATCTGCGGGGATTTCTGGCTGTTTCAAGCTGAGAAATTCTGGGAAGATGTAGCTGGCCTCAACCACAGGATGGTGCAAACTCTCATGTACAGTCAGCGGAGGCAAAGAGGCGCAGTCCATCGCTGACACCGACATGTTCCTGAGATCCACAGAGTAACTGCTTTCTTGTTTCACAGTGTCCGCAAAGTGAACTCTGTTGTTGCTTCTGCTTCTGTTACATACGTACACATCCACTCCAGACATAGCACCACTATTGCTCTGTTTCTGGACTTGAAACTCTGCGTCTGCACTTACGGCTGTGCTGGTTTCTGTTGTGCTACTTTTAGGCTGGACCTGTTGAATGTTGCTCGCTTGTCGCTCGACTGAGGTTTGTTGAGAAGTAGTCAGTAGCTGTGGTGAGATTAAAGACAGCAAGATTTGACCgttatttctctctgtctctgggaGGGATGATTCCCCACAAATATGTCCCAAAGACAATGCTTCTTCTGAAATTAAATTCTGTTTGAGATCAGCCCTTACCCCTTTGTTTGTCTTGCTGGAGCTCTGTTCACGGTTAGTGGGGAGAGGTGAGATGGCTGCGCCATGCTGTTCTTGGCAGGGTTGAGATAGACGGTCCTGTTCAGTGCAGATGCTCTCAGGGATGGTAGCAATCGGCTCAGTCCAGCTCTGTGACTTCAGCTGTGACTCTGCAACATCGGTGGGCGGACGCGTCTCTGTCGCGGCTGATGACACCCCACTAGCTGAGCCTTCTGGCTGGCTGAATGAACTGTGCTCAGCAGCCAGCCGTCCTTTCTCTCCCACCTCCCCTTCTCCTCCCCCTCGTCCTGCTTCCTCCAATCCCACAGCACTGTAATCCTGACAATCAGGACTAGTGAGTAACCCAAAGGGAGAAGTATTGATACAGGCTTCTAACCGGAGTGGctccttttctttgtctccctcttCAGCTGGTGAGACCCCGGTGTCTGCACTGCGAAGGCTTGTTTCTCCCGGTCCCTTCATTTCTGTCTCAGCAGAGTTGTGTGGcattttgctgctgcagcttTCCTCAGATGAAGCCTGTCCCTTTTTGGCTAAAAATGCAATTGAGCATTTTCCCTGTGAACAGATTAATGCAAGCGGAGGAAGGCTGTCCAGGAgtccttctttctctttgtctgcaGAGCTGAGGCACTTTCCTGTACCCCCTAAATCTTTCTCTCCAACTGCTTTCTCACTCTCTGCGACTGCTACAGCAGCTACTCTCTCCAATGATTCACGCCTCgtgctttctccctctcccttgcTTTCTATCAGTTCTGGCATCGTGGGTGTTGCCAGTGGCAACGCAGCAACCACCACTAAAGGCTCTTCAAGGGCACTATCCACGCTGCTCTCTCCCACACATGTCCAGCTGTTGGAGAGTGGGCTGGGATTCTCCTGTGTGAGTATCACTGCTTCTGAGGTAACTATAGTTAactcatgtgtttgtgcatctgaTCTCTTATCAGCAGAGGCAGCTGGATTGATAACTGTAGTTTGGACATGTGTCATGCTTGTTTGTTGGTTATCTGTAACACCTCCGGTTACATGTTGCTTCGGCTGTGGGATTTCATCTGATCTTTGATTTATGCGACGTGGGGCATCTATAGGGTTGTGGTTATCTGACAGATGAGGCCTCTGTGAAAGAGCCTGGTTGGACGCAGGTGAACAGGCAGTAAGATGATCCTGCCTGCTATGAGAGGATGATAGTGGGGGGCTGGGGCCGGGCTTTCCCCCGGGACTCAGCTGTTGCTTTGAGGCAAACCCATTATCAGGCTGTTCCCCACAAATCACAGCCAGAGCTGCCAGTGACACCAATTCTGCATTTTCTGTTGAATCTATATGATTTCCTGCATTTATGAGAGACACAGCCTGTAATTCATTTTCAGGTTGTACTACTGCCATTGCCTTTTGTCCAGTCTCTGTGTTCTTCTCttctatctttttctttctcctttgtttctttttgtctttcttctttgaCGTTTTGTCCTGCCCGGCGTGTTTGGCACATGGAGAACTCGTCATGTCTGACAATGCATCTTTATCCTTTAAATGAAGAGTACTGCACTCTGATGTCTCATCAACTGATTGATCTTTCTTTCCCGTTTTAACTATACAAACGGTAATACTGGACTCGTCacgcttttctttctttatgtctACAATCTCTGTTATTGCCTCTGTGTCTTTCTGCCTAATTAGTGCATTACAATCTAGAGTGCCATTTTCCTCGATGCCTGCTTTAGAATCGACATGTTCCTCTCTGGAACTGTTTCTCACGTCAGAAAATGCTACTTCTTCTTGAGTTTCCTTAAATaaatctgttgttgtttctaattgtgtatgtgtgtgtctttccttCTGCTCATttatctctgtttctttttctgcctttttttcacACTCCGTCCCTGCTGCACCGGCACTATTCTCAGTACCCAGTATGTAATTCCTAAAACTAAACACAACTGTATCTTTCTGACTGCTTTCTACTTCACTGTTTCCATGTGTACCCTTGTTTCCATGGCCCCCGTTGCTATGTCCCGGCTGGACTGTGATTGGAGGCAGTGAAGATGAGTCATTGAATTTATTAACCATCCCTTCTCCAGTTTTCTTGCCTACATCATTAACCTTCCCAGGCGTGATGCTGGGGGAGCCTGTGGGATTAAGTATGCCCAGTGAGGCCATTTGTTCTTCACATTCCTGGATGGCCTGTTTGAGTTCCCGATCTAGGAGCACAGATAGGGAAGGCGTCGAGGGTCGGACACCCGTGTCAGGTGTGGCAGTGGGCCGAGGTGAAGGCTGAGCATCTGTGAGAACTGGGTTGCTGTCATGAGGCCTGAGACGAGGGTAAGGTGACACAGTTAAGAGTCTGGCAGGCAGACAGCTGGTCATTCCAAAATGCCACGAAACGCTGCTATTGGCAGAGCAGAAGCCCATGCTCAGACATTGCACTCAAtaagcacacacaacacacaactgtACTCATAATGCCTAGGCTGAGATGTATATTCTCTTACAAGAAATAATATCAGCTCTGTTTGTAAGCATATGGTTGTTAATGAACATGCAGGTCTGTTCATACACACCAAAACAGGATTTCTTCAGGCATTACGCTAGGTAGCTACTATACCATTTCCTAAGCCTAGCCTGAATTTCTAATTGTGCCAAAAGCTTAATAATgaatttttattcaaatatttaattggTTAATTATTTGTTGGAGCATTGCCTATATTTTTAATGCTAACCTTTAAAGTAGGAACCTAGTACAAGCAGCATGAATGTAACAATCCTACTAGTAGCAACTACTAATTATTGCAGTAGCATCCATATGCTGTACAATGGAAAGCACTATGAACGTCTTAGGCTGCTGTGAACTGTCATTGTGTATACTAAGCAATACTGTCTGTTCCATCATCCTGACCAGTGCAATGAATACTATATCAAATAATTCAAAAcccaaaaaatgtataaagagtATAGTAATGAGTGATTGTAATAAACCATGTCACCAGATAAACAACATTACATATCCATGCTCATGCACCAAAAATCCTGTCTCATAACGTACTATATTAGAAGAGATCAAAGCAGAGGCATTGCTCTACAAAGCACTTCATGAAGTACACATCTAGCTTGATAGTGTGAGTGCTTGCTTTAACGCCTTTAACTAACAGGCTAGCTTTGTGCCATTCAGTTGTAATTGCTGAGTCATTGCTAAACCATTAGCCAGCAGTACAGAATAATGCTGCAGGATCTTAGTCTTTAAGCCTCACAGAGTGTATAGATCCAACATCATTTATTTAGTATGTATTACTTATGTCATCAGCTGGTTTCTTGAAATCTGCTCATCATGTTAAGATgtacaataaatacatgaagTGAGAAATAACCTCAATAAAGCGTCCATGGATGTGATTGGTTAACACAGTCTCCCCATAAAGACTGACATTTCCATGTAAACACGACCTCTGCACTGACAACATGTTTCTCACTCACCTCACCAACTGCTCTCAAGCCTGTATCTAATTCACCTGGCACTCCCTACTAAAGGGTGGAGCAGCAAAAtagattaaactgttttcaGCTGGAAGGTTTTGCTATGAAACATGCTGTTGCCTGCCTTCTCTACAGTACCTGAGGTGGAATGGAGGTGCTTCTCACAGTATTGCATTTTAAGACTGCGCGTGTCCTCTTACTCTGCAGGGTTTAGCTTAAAAAGCGGGAACTTTATTTCTGCAGTTTGAGAATTTGATATACACAGTAAAAGTTTGCAAAGTACTTACCTTGGTAACAATTTACAATATAGTACACACAAATGTAAGCAGTTACAAATACTGAGAATTAATGAATTGTTAATGAGTAGTTCCTGAATAACTCTGATTTGAGGACTATAAagaatgtaatgtttatttacTGGCGAACAGACAGGGATATactttaattattataattagttTATAAATTAATTGGAATAACGACCATTTTCTGTGTTCCTGATTAACTATGAAGTAACCTCTGAGGAGCTCACACTAGTAACAACTGATTCCTAGTTACTCTTTTTGTGCACCCCCAAGTGGTACATCATATGGAATGGTTACTAAGTAGTTTCTCATAactttatgattttatttttatttattttttgtgttccCCTTATTTTTACGCATTGACATCAAGCTGGAAATTCTGGCATTTTTAGCACATGTATAAAAATGCGTTTTCTTAACTGCACTGTCCCCTTCTTAAATAAcctaaattgaattaaaacaaaaataagtataCTACTGCAATGAGTCAGCTTGTCAGAATACACTGAAGCCTCAAACAAATTAGTGCAATCAACTCCAGCTCTCAGACAAAAGCAGAATGCAAGGCAACACTAGAAACAGAACATTAAGTCAGTCTGCATATAATTCACCaaagcataaataaaaacaacctcAACTCAAGCAAAGTCCGCTAAGACAGGCAGCACCCAAACAGGCGATATCCATAACACTCCAAAATGAGTTTgaaacattcaaacactgtgTTATCCTTTGTTCCACTAAATGCTCAATA
This portion of the Etheostoma cragini isolate CJK2018 chromosome 17, CSU_Ecrag_1.0, whole genome shotgun sequence genome encodes:
- the tacc2 gene encoding uncharacterized protein tacc2 isoform X10 — translated: MQFCRKVLCKPCSARVTSPEEDMEYKMGSCIGISHRQAEAHAESLTRRDNRALLTEASTSQQSLLSQPVLPDIPVLTGEEESGGAAQDQEELEFPHDLLPSLDFSSELNIWESSLGAQTSSGTRKCKQVDPLLVGPHHHTEVSRSSLVLNERPHDSNPVLTDAQPSPRPTATPDTGVRPSTPSLSVLLDRELKQAIQECEEQMASLGILNPTGSPSITPGKVNDVGKKTGEGMVNKFNDSSSLPPITVQPGHSNGGHGNKGTHGNSEVESSQKDTVVFSFRNYILGTENSAGAAGTECEKKAEKETEINEQKERHTHTQLETTTDLFKETQEEVAFSDVRNSSREEHVDSKAGIEENGTLDCNALIRQKDTEAITEIVDIKKEKRDESSITVCIVKTGKKDQSVDETSECSTLHLKDKDALSDMTSSPCAKHAGQDKTSKKKDKKKQRRKKKIEEKNTETGQKAMAVVQPENELQAVSLINAGNHIDSTENAELVSLAALAVICGEQPDNGFASKQQLSPGGKPGPSPPLSSSHSRQDHLTACSPASNQALSQRPHLSDNHNPIDAPRRINQRSDEIPQPKQHVTGGVTDNQQTSMTHVQTTVINPAASADKRSDAQTHELTIVTSEAVILTQENPSPLSNSWTCVGESSVDSALEEPLVVVAALPLATPTMPELIESKGEGESTRRESLERVAAVAVAESEKAVGEKDLGGTGKCLSSADKEKEGLLDSLPPLALICSQGKCSIAFLAKKGQASSEESCSSKMPHNSAETEMKGPGETSLRSADTGVSPAEEGDKEKEPLRLEACINTSPFGLLTSPDCQDYSAVGLEEAGRGGGEGEVGEKGRLAAEHSSFSQPEGSASGVSSAATETRPPTDVAESQLKSQSWTEPIATIPESICTEQDRLSQPCQEQHGAAISPLPTNREQSSSKTNKGVRADLKQNLISEEALSLGHICGESSLPETERNNGQILLSLISPQLLTTSQQTSVERQASNIQQVQPKSSTTETSTAVSADAEFQVQKQSNSGAMSGVDVYVCNRSRSNNRVHFADTVKQESSYSVDLRNMSVSAMDCASLPPLTVHESLHHPVVEASYIFPEFLSLKQPEIPADTTPAKDELAIRSSADSPKPQNNVQLNKGNMGTKDIKENSNIDQSGDNNLETNTVDLQSATEACSKQLPCPTEKNQAGDVIQTAESADSEADHPTVEQVSAKVTKQIEAETEKEGVTLCLSTEKEIDKLHDSSKALVKAGQPQESPLISDAAEGNLHPLSSCSVLPADDVTCTPLSNVSTELPVGQLSTDLDPSSTAETVICTDSLQTKPCHPSSQPPTQLDQTPPRELVTTDPMKASEGSEPIICSAILTKDESATSEVTASDQSIPVIEQFAGNSSFVLRPPGPMLSHLEFIADCDISLPVQTDYASADCDRTKVSGEVDGNKSREITQMSLAHDLEYSDVNIKADKTCPKLEDRNDVKETVVEFEFSVLNNLNVPFSQEENLSPPHPPGAVGVLVKGGSDNVISLSHSEPRPVGIKPVICEASIKDYDGIKQDNMTEKMGDETSTVFAEEKKKVEEATMDNQRETADSSKMQKGKTDTAPQQSNGRDKEAGEEIGDLQPQHKHKAYKTESPISDIKEEVERKSGIASERQSKTSFSSQDMFNAEVDSGSYPQTVYDQSLRQTLTATLESSSDKDIAPDLNAGLGQSQSTPEPNYFAQQQEQQQRCLYYLQCLGSRHPTQELSDGCLEGGEKTNSQVRQTQALVPSVKGVAEGTDGSVGSDELTGDDSSGNVRVIGDGEGKQAGRFHLASDLNKSRRVAERNALAEIGSVTTGCYVDETRQWLDENKSPALGVVGSITDTEFVNDPVGKSHEKGNLSAACQDQHGNPETLKNTAVSFEFASQEHETSPSQISVSSKVSRDSHANHLAVTPSTNQAEEIHTKIFSTLVGQPETVENDFSAATAVKSNSSQTEECEIQDTVCRPLKLQSFNKTSTTQSSPVVQTPIKGPDVEEITKADKAPLEEGEASSQGKGQSEIKALNNKAMTKQKVINPTGLSKATENDNDIKDKTSPITTGPSVVLSKCPDDCASTPPAAPSQSEKPHDQVSLSKSRDDTAVNLIVADSHREGISPEKASVEQVIVNTEAADVSESPAPGLPAQEPDTNWIQALKEAASQSQSKQETSRPLPSLESPQLEFLTPTEEIAAPLRLEEIAPPERAAAKKTEIPPLNLVKKPVDLPEPLKKIIELPEQTQQTVEFPEETKKVERLEPTKKEEELPEELSEPKREPVTFSEIEKELTKLQEPTKSTKELPEPTKYEVELPEPTENKEPEPSKTTTEEPEKELICELPEEQVEKPVEIPAEETAVTQTVQSPAEELQDSGSSLTEQAERGDRAPASSPPPTSEYHFLPALPPHLQDTTEFPSPSPTPPERHTTEALPTPPASPIFPPPPPPAPASPPVPPAYQGEDHCPASAPCHPPLRSSDSDGGFETPESTTPVKTFSPINPPTQQLTSDEKVADTSVSDPASELTSAEAPCRSPSIVFDENKPIAASGQYNIEVVGDSTSHTLTRSLSFQGGELDSAGLFDGSTVGGFRPHSESFSVGTGSAPGTLHRPKKVRPGSVKKKPLLRQSSNPDSPKPASSSSTPEIKKRAKPQSASPLQPQEEAEGGSATPSPGGTLRRSRKSRVETPPPLPEETNHTSQDESPVIPALPLCQEETPLPGSPKGLDESPIPPSTSYKWDPDNFENINPFKTGGSKIANSPVLGRKGPVCAPIVTPPESPSVSAVEPCTPAPLEEPITNPEEQPIIPKCQSVRLEFDYSEEGSEASHQASPPTKKVGKKPGKMPLRKPRLGLKKAPPVQTEQLDNYPSATHNGNEEEVPATAVSYKFEPDKWDDPNFNPFTSKKSISNSPKLSRPSYSFDTNNFDDSVDPFKSSNKMANSPPKASASFELSSNDYDNENDTDNIGELEDQNQNKPSKKKKTPIKSKSRGVSSLCCLFNTFRVKRSPKKSPTSDPSQDLTPADEAPSLHPQDDHATDEEKLASSTSHKWAALPDMDADLNCDQQDFPQPCDLTSFVNENSLPHPVQDYEIEYMEKIGSASPPLSVKKPSLYLKLDSVSDNLTKNTCDHGSEPSSPCTGSFEEMEAQITAGIKTPVLSSRSGPEGSAGDKGRKRESEALSRTQSAERDEQPPSQGPVEAPAPVLAMPPLDRLSECDDLLQYLEPDLAETNPTAFAQKLQHRDVSSPVESGVSMNSLYTRTTTSYIEGESPHLPRDLDHSLGIAREEIVTKEKEVMEWQRKYEDSRQEVVEMRRIVAEYEKTIAQMIGMPEDDQKEKSLSHHTIQQLIMEKDQALSDLNSVEKSLADLFRRYEKMKDVLEGFRKNEEVLKKCAQEYLSRVRKEEQRYQALKIHAEEKLDRANADIAHVRAKAMQEQAAHQASLRKEQMKVDSLERTLEQKNKEIEELTKICDELIAKMGRS